GGATCTGAGACTCTGTGGACAAGGCCACCGCCACGAGAGCGCAGGTCCATCCAGGCCTCGCACCAGAAGTTATGGAGGCCGTCTTCCCTGTGAGCTGTGGTGTGGTGGGTGACCACGGCATCTCGGGGGAAACGTGCTGTCCCCACAAAGGTCTGATTGTACAAGATCTCAGTACCACGGAGCAGGGTGACAGTGAGGCCTTCGAGGGGTGCCACGGCGGGGACCCTGCACTCGATGGTGAACAGTGTCCCTACGGCCACTGAGGTGTGCGACAGCGTCAGCAGCACTTGCTTTGGAGGGTCTGCAGGAAAGCGGAAGGGAGGTCTGCTCAGGATGGGGGTGCAGCTCGGGCAGGCGCCACCCAGCCCAGATCATCCCCTGTGACCACGGTGTTCTCAGGAAGTGGGCTGGGGCTGGACGGAGGAAGCAGTTCAGGGTGAACGATGTCCTGGGTGGTAGTTTCAGGGACCTGATGACTTCTGCAACGGACAAGAAAGGAGGTGCCCTGGTGTCTCCAAAGAAAAggttcagaatcagttcagtcaaCTAGAAAGATAAAAGTTTTGGCTGTGTCTCTTTCTTCTCCATAAATTCAatagaaatttcaaaaatgaaacagTTGGATGGTTTTGTTGAGAGAGACTTAGAAGGGAGTACTCACTGGAATGGGGCCATGAATTGTGAGAGTCTTTAGGGGCGGGGGCAAGAGTCAGAGCTGCCTTGGTTTTCAGGATCAGGTTTAAAAATATCTCTATCCCTTAGCTATTAAACTCCATGGTACCCTgagttccctttaaaaaaaagaaaaaaaaaaagatttctttcttttgttgttccAGGTCTTAGGTGtggtatatgggatctagttccctgcagctgctgctgctgctaagtcaattcagctgtgagtgactctgtgcgactccacagacagcagcccaccaggctccgccgtccctgggattctccaggcaagaatactggagtgggttgccatttccttctccaatgcatgaaagtgaaaactgaaagtgaagtcgcccgcccgactcttagtgaccccatagactggagcctaccagcctccatccatgggattttccaggcaagagtactggagtggagtgccattgccttctccaaccagggatcaaaaccgggtCCACTGAATTGGGAATgcatagtcttagccactggaccaccaggacacCTCCCTGGGTTCATTTTTGAACTAGAATACCTAGCCTCCATTGCCCCAGGATAATGTGGTAGATTTAGGACATCTTTCTCCTCATTTGTCCACTGATGACAGTTCTGAGTGATACCCTGGGTCCGAGCTTCTGGGAAAACCCTGGTCTCTCCATGGTCTCTGTGGCCGGtggccaggtgtgtgtgtgtgatggtcaCACATTTGGAAAGAGCCCTCAGGGGAAGAATAGACCATGACCTTCTCTCCAGAAGGTGAATAGGTTACTGGAGAGTGTGCCAGCCCTCCTGATGGGGTCCCTGTTTCTTGTCATGGGATGTGGGGTACTCTGGTGATTGGGGGTGCTCCCTTACTGGGAGGAGACTCTGGAAATGGATTTTTAGATTTGTTTAAAACTTACTTGGATTGTTCACTCCTGAGCAAACTCAAAATCCTGATTGCTGGCAGGGATCTAGGAGGCCAGGGGAGGGTGTGAGCAGATTCTGAGCCTGTGGCCTGGACCCAGGAGCCCAGGGAAGTGCAGGCCATAGGAGAGTGCCCAGGAGCAGTGACAGAGCAGCTCGTTGTGGGTTTGCAGACACAGGCTCCGGCCTCGGGGAGCAGGGCCCCGTGGGAGACACTCACAGAACACGGTGATGTTGAAAACTTTCGTCTCCTGCTTGCCGGCACAGATGAAACTGCACACGAGGTGCTCATCCTTGGAGATGTTGTAGACCTTGAACAGCTTCCACTGAGCCTGGCTCTCCAGGAGTGTCTTGTTTAGGTGTGTCTCTAGAACAAGGCTCTTGGGGTCTGTGCAACTGGCAGTGCAATTAATCACCTGAAACTCTCCAGACCCCACCATCAGGTGCTCTGGCCCCTCGAACGCCTTCTCACCAGACCCTGGAAGGACAGAAAACACTGCTCAGCAGACACTCCCGCTGCCCTGCCCGGTGGGGCTGCCCACGATTAGCAGTCTCATCAACGGGTCTCTTCTGCTCCTCCCTCTTGATCACACATTACTGCCTCTGGTCTAGGCCAATGGGGAGGTGCCCTAGCTGTCTCCCTGCCCCTGACTGCTCTTCCAGCTTGTCCCCTCCAGGTGAGTCTTCCTCATGCACATCTTCTATCCCCATGCAGAGTATATTCGAACTCGCCCCCCAGCCCAATTGACCCCTTTCTGCTAAAGCTTCCCTGAACTGGAGGGAAGCTTGTCCTCTCAGGCCCCATGTCCATGAGTTCAGCTTCCCCCTcactcctttcctctcttctgcaAATCCTTGTATAATACCAGCTGTGTGGCAGGCACCGTTCTAGGCTCTTCAAAGCTTGCCCTTGTGGAGCTCGCACTGCCGTGAAGGACACAGAGTAACCAACAAGCGAACTAGCCAGCCTGCCAGTTGGTGGGTAGCACCCAAGAGGGGAAATagggtgtggggtggggctgCTACGTTAAATACTGTGCTCAGGACAGGTTTCATGGAAACAGACGtttgaggaaaggaggaaggaaatggggGAGCTTGGTTGCCAGTGTCTGCAGAGGGCAGAAAACTAGCAGCGCCAAGACCCTGGTGGAGAAGACACCAGGATGGCTGGAGCCCAGCGAGGAAGAAGGCCAAGAATCATAACTGATCTCGGCCAGCTGGGCCTGTGCTCTGTCCTGTGTTCCCGCCACACCCTCACGCCCCCACCTAGCCCTCagctggggaaagagaaaggttctctagggagagagagagagctgcctTTGAATCCCGAGTTTGccagctctgtggccttgggcaaagtgctttccttttctgagcctcagtttctccatctgtcaaatgggcTAGTAATCCCTTTCCTGCATGGTCGTCATGAAGGCACCTGACAGGTTTTCCAAAACAGAGTGCTCACACCTGGAGGCATTCTCCTTCCCCGTCCCCTGGACCACCCAGAAGGGGCTTCGTTTGCACGTTGATGGTCAGCAGAAGACGATGCCCTCCACTGACCTCTGCTGTCCACTGGGCCACCTCTGAAGACCCGCTGGGACGTGCCCTCACTTTCCCTTGAGCCCCAGCCTCCTTGGTCTCCCATCAGTCTCCACGACCTGCCACATCCACACACCCTGAAGTTATGGAGCCTGTTCAGCCTGAAGTGTGAAGGCCAAGTCCCCCATCTGCTGCCTCGGGGTCATGGGGTCATGGGGAAACCAGGCTTGCATAGCATCCCACACCCATGGTGGGCAGCCGCTGTGCTAAAGCCTCAAAGACTTCGGGACCAGGACCCCCTTCTCCACACCTAACCTCTGGTGGGAACACACCCAGTCTGGACCCCCAGGCTCACCTTGGCAGCAGAGCAGGGCGAGAAAGGCTGTGAGCGTTCCCCAGCCACCAAAAGGGGACATCTCGGGTGGCCTCTGCAGGCTCACAGGGAACAGCTGAGGACTGCCTGCAGAGAGATGAAGGGCTCCGGTCAGGCAGGCGGCTGGGGAGGACTTACAGCTGCAGTCCTGAACCCCCAGCCTCTGTAAGCTGATGACCATATTTCCTCTCATTATCTGTGATCTTGGGGAGGCCACATGGAAGGCCATCTCCCAGGGCTACAAGTCTGCAAGAAGCTGGGCAGAGGAAGCCAGGAGTCAGCTGATAAGCAGGACATTCCTAGTCCTCCTGGCACTCTGCCCTCAGGATTGGGGCGGGCACCCGGGGctcatgtgtgtgtgatgtgtgtgcacACGGGGCCCCAAATCTGGGGAGCCCCGAATCCCACAGGACACTTTTTTGGTGTCAAAAGGGACCGACGTTCCAAGTTCGAAAGAGGGTTTGGGAGGCCGTAGCTGGACATTCTCCCCtgtcctctgcccctcccctttTACATTTCTGGTGATGCACACGGTCCCCAGGCactttcttgtctcttttcttaGCTAAATGTGACTTCACGTTACCAAttcaaggaggaaggaaaaggaaactagCATTTAACTGATGCCTATTCTCTGTTAGGGACAAAGTTATGGTTTTATACATCGTCTCATTATCACACCAAATCTACCAATGTTGATTGTGCATTCGAGGAAGTTCAGGGCTCAGGTGAATTAATAACTTGCCTAAATCAAACGATATTAGGTGATGGAACGGCAGTGAGAATTTAGGAATGAGGAGTGGTTGGTTGGagaattggtggttgccaggaattAAAGGGAGGGAGACATGGACTGAAAGAGCAGAGAGGACTTTAGGACGGAAAAGCCGCTCTGTTTGCTACTACAATGGTGCATATGTGTCAGCACACACTtgcccaaacccacagaatgtacacacCAAGACTGAACCGTAATGTCAACTATGATATTTGGGTGATAATGACGTGTCAATGCAGGCTCATCAGTCATGAGAAATggaccactctggtgggggatatTGGTAACAGGagaggctgtgcatgtgtggtgACAAGAGGTATGTGGCAAGTGTCTATTTCCCCTAAGTTTTGCTCTAAGCCTAAAACTGCTCTTCTAAAAAGaagtctactaaaaaaaaaaaaatggagagagtggaggacagaggagctggtgtgctacagtccatggggttgaaagagtcgacatgacttagAGGCGGAACAACGACAGAAAAATAGCTCAAACACACTGCCTTGGAAGGCAGCCTTCTGGGTCAGGATGCTTGTCAGCCATGGATGGTTGTTGCAAATGCAGGCctttatgacttccctggtggtccagttgttaagactctgcttccaagtgtttgatccctggtctggggaactAACAGTCCATATGGGCATTACATATGCAGGTGGCATAGGCAAAAATAAAGAACCTGCAGGTTTTTAAACTCAGTTTTTAGCAGCTTTAGAGGAAGTCATGGTCTCAGTGCTTTCTAAATTCTCATGtcagattacattttaaaaatatacatgtatttacttggctgcaccaagtcttagttctggcatgcgggatctagttctctgaccagcgATGGAACCCAGACCCCATGCGTTGGAgctggaagtcttagccactggaccaccagggaagttcctcggATTACCCTTTAGGAATATTTAAACACAAAACCCAGTTCTACATTGTTTATGAGACACATCTAATGAGTAAGAGTGTGGAATGGTTGACAGTCgaagaatgaaaaaagatataCCAGGCAAAAGCTAACCAAAAGAAAAGCCGGGAAAGGTCTATTCAtatcaaagaaaaaggaattttaagacaaaaatattttttagggaTACAATGAGTACCTAGATTAAACGGTCAATTCATACAGAAATTATAATTGTTGTAAACTTGTAAGCACTTAGCTTGAAGGAAcaacaaagagataaaaccaTCATCATAGCAAGAAATTTTAATACATCTctctattatgaataatgaagcgaatgtgaaaagatgctcagcatcattcatCATGAGGGAAAGGCacatcaaagccacaatgagacatcaccccaccactgtcagaatggttatcatcaaagacaacaaataaaaacattggcaagggtgtggagaaaggggagccCTTGTGTCCTcctggtgggattgtaaattggtgcGAATGCTGTGGAGAAATGTGTAGAGGTGCctcaaaaattagaaatagaactgccgtatgaTCCAGccatttcacttctgggtatcctcctgaagaaaacaaaagcactaattcgAGGACATACATGTGCATCAATGTCCACTGTGGCATCATTTCCAGTAGCAACATGTGAAAGCCTCCTGAATGTTCATCCATAGATGCATGAGTAAAGATGGGTTTGGTataatacacaatggaatattattcagccataaagactgaaatcttgccattttcgACAACACGGACAGACCTAGAGGGTGTTATGCCAAGTGCAACgactcagacagagaaagacaaacaccatgtgATCTCACACATatgcagaatctgaaaaacaaaacagacaaaaccaaAGCCAGGCTCCTACATATAGAGAATAAAGGGGTGGTTGCTGGAGGTGAAGGGGCCGAGGAGGGTCCAAAACAGATGAATGGGATTAAGAGGGGCAAAGCACCAATTACAGAGGAAGCCACAGGGATGTAACACAGCATGAGGAATATGGTCAGTAACACCGGAATAACTTTGTATGGAAGCAGGTGGatactagacttattgtgataACTGCATAAAGTATGCAAATACCAAACCACTGTGTAGAACACCTGAAGGTTACATAATACTGTATATTACAAGCCAGTCTAAAAATTTACAGTAATGTATCTTgcaattcacaaaagaagaagACTAtagattcatagaaacagaaagcagaacagtggttgccagggcctgggggcagggggaaatgGTGAGTTgtttgtttaatgggtatagactTTCAGTTTTGTGAGATAAAAAAGTTTTGAGATCCATCGTGAAACGTTGTGAATGTAACCCAAccaaatgaacatttaaaaacagtTAAGTGGTGCATTTTGTGTTGGGTGTATTTTACCATAACTGAAAATTaatttacacaacattgtaaatctgggacgggggagcctggtgggctgccctctatggggtcgcacagagtcagacactactgaagcgacttagcatcagcaacagcagcagcagtaaatctTCAAtaagcttaaaaattaaaaacttaaaaaaattaaaaacttataaaTCATTTATGCCAAGAAATATGAAACCAAGTAGACCAAGTCTTAgaaaaagtcagttcagttcagtcgtgtccaatctttGCGGACACACAAAAAGTACCTAACTtgattgaagaagaaataaaaagtttaaatagttCTACAACTATTATAGAAATTACATCCATAATTTGaaatcttcccacaaagaaaatatCAAGTCTAGATAGCATTACAGAAGTTTAAGTAGGGATAATTCTAATCTTACAAAAACTATCTCTGAGAATGAAAATAGCAGGAACACACTCTTTCTAAGAGGCCAGAAGAACCTTAATACCAAAATGAGACAAGAATaggatgaaatagaaaaattagaagCCAGTGTCACTCATGaatacaaatgcaaaataaaaacacaaacaaaccaaATCTAGCCATGTGTTACAAATATTAGACATCATATCCAAGTTAGGCTTAGCTATGAAAAGCTGGTCGCACAATAGAAGAGAAAGCTGCAAATGTCATTTATTATTGTCGGGAATAGTAAACTTTGGTGCTTTATGTCACGATACTTCTGCCCTGCTCTGAAATCCTCTGTATTTACAGCAGAGAATTTCCTGCAACCTGAGACTCACCTTATGTTCCATGACCCCACCTCAAGTTTATACCatgtttcctttttgcttttttgcctcaGGGTCTTCTTCAATGCTTTAGGAGTCACTTAGATACCTGTTAATGTTTCTTAGAAGCCTAGGAGTGTCAGATTCCCTAACATGAAACCCTCAACCAAGGAGAGGCCAAGAGCTAGGAGAAACATGGTCCAGCCTCTTTCTTTTGGGGAGGCAGTTCTAGCCAGCATTCTGTAGACCTATCAGAGATTCTGAAAGGCTTGAACTCCCTTTGCTTACACCTACAACATCAGTTATGCATCTTCTATTGGCTTTCTCTCCCCTGGTTCAGTCTTACTCCTTCACTCCCTACTTCCTGGCCTCAATAATTCAGTAATCTACCTGAACTGAAGTCCTTGTTGCAGGCTCTACTCTGAAGGAGTCCAAACTAAAATCTTATGTTAcagatttaagaagaaaaaaatatgatcatcttaacagatctagaaaaaaaaatgatgacattCAATATTCTTTCATGATAAAACCTCTTAGCAGACTAGAAGGAAATATCCTTAACATGATAAAGGAAACTCAGAAAAAGTTTGCATatgtactattatttttttaacatctgtattatttttttaatgagtaaatcTTAGGggcatttcctttaaaatctggACCCAAACAAGGATGCCCACTATCTTTGCTTCTATGTTAACATTTTACCACATGTCCTTGACAATAtagtaagagaagaaaaagaaattaaaggcttAGGGATGGGAAAAGAGCAAAATCATCAGTGTTTTCATATGATATGGATGCCTAGATAGAACATTCAAATGAATGATCAGACAAATGATTCAAAATAATCAGAGATTTTAGCAAGACAGCTAGCTGTAAGATCAATATccaaaaagaaattgtttttgtatAGAACAGTAACATACAAAAATgtaatttaggacttccctggtggtccagtggttaagactctgcacttattctgcaggggccacaggtttgatctgcatgctgcatggagtatccaggaaaaaaaagtagtttaaaaAGCACACTATGTATAGTAGCAAAAAGATAGAAGTAATACatatacagaaacaaaaagatgGCAGAATATAAGACTTAAAGTCAGAAAGTTATAAAACACAATTGAAAGACATTGAACACAATTTAAATAGATGTAGAACCCACCCATGTTCGTGACTAAGGGATTCAATATTATAATGAGGACAATTTTCTtcctacagatttaatgcaatttcaATGGATCCAAATAAGGGATTTCATGGAAAACAAAAGATGATTCTAAACCTTATTATGGAAAGAACAAAAGGACCAAGACACCcctaaagaagaataaaatgaggGGATTTGCTCTACTAAATATTAAGACTTACTGTAACATATAATTTTAGTGTAGATGAAGGCAAATTAACCAGTGGAACAGTAAAGTGCCCAGAAATAGTCTTGCATGAAACTCACACACCTGACAAAAATGGCCCTGGAGATCACCGGGTGGAGAAggagataaaaatgaatgatgcTTGAT
The DNA window shown above is from Bos javanicus breed banteng chromosome 19, ARS-OSU_banteng_1.0, whole genome shotgun sequence and carries:
- the LOC133232646 gene encoding intercellular adhesion molecule 2-like gives rise to the protein MALTSLLPTEPASRGPKDSFRPGCKGLKPGSEIRSSPGNSGCWKLDLSHPVYPSQHHPFADTGSPQLFPVSLQRPPEMSPFGGWGTLTAFLALLCCQGSGEKAFEGPEHLMVGSGEFQVINCTASCTDPKSLVLETHLNKTLLESQAQWKLFKVYNISKDEHLVCSFICAGKQETKVFNITVFYPPKQVLLTLSHTSVAVGTLFTIECRVPAVAPLEGLTVTLLRGTEILYNQTFVGTARFPRDAVVTHHTTAHREDGLHNFWCEAWMDLRSRGGGLVHRVSDPQRLEVKEPEPSNQMVIMVTVIVLLLLFVTFVPLCLYKQWQRTNTQSSAVPGEPAEATRDVLFWWPGIAHSLSRPALLPRVW